ttttctttcgtAATGCCCACTCGAGTCCTTGGAGTGGGCGTTGGGTTGTTTATCGTTATATTGCTGTGGGTGACGGCTGCTATTCTGTGCTGTATCTCTCTTCGGACGCAAAAGTATATAGGCGTAGCAGCGATCATTTTGGCCACTATcgtttctttaattttaatttgtataccACGCGAGAGTGAGAACGA
This genomic window from Bacillus rossius redtenbacheri isolate Brsri chromosome 6, Brsri_v3, whole genome shotgun sequence contains:
- the LOC134533100 gene encoding transmembrane protein 218-like; translation: MPTRVLGVGVGLFIVILLWVTAAILCCISLRTQKYIGVAAIILATIVSLILICIPRESENEAIFETEGLVKIYDTLFVWRVTLVILLGLSSVAAFLSFLFLYLMEPRSAKALAHWNR